The following DNA comes from Halobacteriovorax sp. HLS.
CAGCACCTCTATTTCTTTTTAAAAATCTAAGTAGACGACCTTTAGAATTCAAAACCTGCTTAACGATAATCGGTGTTCTGTTTGTATAACCCAAGATAGAAATATGCCCTTTTATAGTAATCGGTGTAAAGCCACTTTCTAGCTTTTTCATAATTCGATATAACCACTGAGTCATAATCGCGACCAAAGATCCCATAAAGAGAACATAACCTAAGAGAGTAACAAAAGTGGCCAAGATTCGACGTCCAAGACCATTATCATCCCCTAGATAGCCTGGGTCACTCAACCTTAAAAATGCCCACCAAGAGTTTTTAATCAAATCGGTTTCTGATGGATCAATAATTGATAAAATACGCCCTGAGATAATTGAAATTAATCCAATTAAAAGAGCGATAAAAATAACCTGAAAAAACGGACCTCGTATTAGAAATCTTTCTACTTTAAATTTTAAAAATTGCGCAATGGTGAAAAGTAAATTTGTATTTTTATTATTCATAAATCCCAGAGTGTTAAATATATGATATTTTACAGTTATTTACTCTCAAATTACAAATAATAATTAGAAACTAGAATTGAAGACTAGAGTGAGATAAAGACAGATTAGACCGAATAAAATAGTAATGAGCATACTTTTAGTTAGGTAACAAATAATGGCAGAAAATGTAAGAACTAGCATTCTCTCCTTCCCAAGTAGTACATCAACCTCACCTTTATGAAAAAAGACCATAGGCATAATTATGGCCGGAATTACAGCGGCAGGAATAAATGAAAATATCTCTTTAGCTCTATCTGAAAAAGTAAACTTATTTGATAATAAAATAACACTAGAACGAATAATTAATGTTCCAACACTCAGAAATCCCACAACGATCCAAAAATCAACTGATCTAATCATTAGACACTCGCTTTCTAGAAATAAAGTAGGCAAGTAAAATGGAGCAAAGAGAAGATAACAAAAGTCCAAGATTCATTGGAAGCTTGAATAATAGAATTGATAGAAAAGATGAAAAAAGCGCAACAAAAAGATACCTCTTATTTTTTATTGTGGGCATGACTAGTGCGACAAAGCTAAGAGGTACGGCATATTCTAAGGAAAAAGACTTTGGCAAAATATTTCCATAACTAAAGCCAATTAAAACTGAAACCTGCCAAACTAAAGTCATCATCAAACTAGTGCCTATATAAAACTGAAATACTTCTGTTTTTGACTTTAGTTTATCAATATTTGATACAAGAGATGCGTATGACTGGTCGGTAATACAATAAGAAAGAAAAATTTTGCTAAGAATTCTACTTCTAGAAAAGTACTGACTTAACCCTGCGCTATATAGCACGAACCTAAGGTTTATAATAAGACCAGTTATGATAACTATAATTACTGAAGTCTCATTTTTAAGAAGATTAACTGAAGCGAGCTGAGATGCTCCAGCAAACACAAAGATATTCATGGACATAGTTTGCAACAGAGTAAGCTTCGCTGAATACGCTAAACTCCCCATGACCAAGCCAAATGGGATGACACCTGCTGAAATAGGCAACATGCCGAAGACGCCTTTAAGATAAATAATAACTCCAATATCTAATTTATGAAGCTATTTTTACATATTTTACAGAACTTGATAACTGATTTATTAGTTTTCTATTCTAATTATTCTAAGATCTTTTCCAAATCTTTCGAAAACAAAAATCGCAGTATCAGACTTTGATCTAGATCCTCTCTCGTACTCAGAGCAAAGAACAAATTCATTTTCAGAATTAACTATACTCGGGTGTCTCTCGAGAGTCTCAAAGTCACACTTGGCCAAAGAAGAAAAGTTCTTACCAGCAAGTAAGAAGACCACATAATCCACTTTTTTAGACTCACTGATATCTCTTTCAATATATCTAGACATACATTCAACACTATCTTTCAAGTAAGTCTTTGACTTCTCTTTTGACTTGCATTGAAGAATCTTAGAAAAGACCTTATTTCCCAACTCTTCTTGGTAAACTGAGGCTATTTTACGCCCTACTTTAGTTTTGTAGCTAAACTCTTTAGCAAGGCCATTAAAGCTTAAAAATAATAAAATACTAGTTAGCATAATCGCGACGTTTTTCACTTCGCTTCTCCTCTTCGCCACGGGCGAAGCTATAATTTTTCTTTCTCTCTACAGAGAAGAGTTTATCAAAGGTATCTATTTCACAAGAAACTTTCTTATCCACTTGCCTGATACACTTCGGCGAAATAAAGTAATTAGAACAATTTATATCAGCTAGTGCAGAACACTTGTCCTTTGAAGCAGGACAAGACATCGGTGGCTTAAAGTCTGCCAATTTCTTTCTAAAATTTTTCTCATCATTATCAGCTGGTGGATAAATTTTCTCAATATCAGATGTTGCAATCTCTCTGCCTTTTGAATCTTTTAACTTCTTTCTCTTGTAAGGATTATCAACCGATTCGAAAAATGAACAATTAAGACCTTCATCCCAACTATCATTAACATAATCAGACCAATTAAAATCATAATTAAGTTTGTACTTCTTTGTCTTTGGATCACAAGTTAATTGAGGATTTTCTCCACTTAATAGATTATGATAGAATTTTAGGCCTGAAAAATTGGCCCCCATATCACCATAGGACTTAACTCCAGAAATCATTAATCCAAATCCACCCTCTTCCATATCATTACTTTCTTCCATAGCAATCTTAAAAGCATCTTTATCAGATCCATTTTCTATAAACTCTGTTATAAGATCAAAACCTTGATCTACAAAGTGACCTACTTTATCTGGGCCAATAACGTGACCATCAAGGTTAAAAGCACCTTGAAGACCATAGTTCTTTCCCATCAAATTGGCCTCCATGGAGAACCATTCTCTATTATGATCATAGAGCATCACACCGCCTTCTTCAGCAAATTGCTCTATCACAGCATGTGTTCCACCAAGGGCGTCATCAATCCAAGAATAGATCAGCGGAACCTTTTTATTTTTTAATTTCTCTTGATCTTCCAGACAATTATAGTCTTTTGAAAATGCCTCTAGAGTTTTTCTAATATCTTTATTCATCTTATCATTTAAGCTAAATAGGTTATCTAGCTTTTCTTTTTCAGAGACTTTCTCGATCAATCTTCTTGAAGTGAAGTTATCAGTCTCCCATGATAATGTTTTTGATGATAAAAGTATAAGTATAGGAATTAACAGCTTATTCATAACAATTTTATCGGATTTTCGAATATTTTCTTAAAGAAATAATTGTATTTAGATAAATATAAGCTCTACTTCTTACATTTTAAAATTTTTAAATTCTTGCTATCCCACATAATTAGGATTGGAACATTATGCTTAATCGAATGCGACAAACACTTAACGATAGTTTTTTCAGCACTATAGTAAGCTGCCATCTCTTTAAATAGCACGCTATAGCTCTTATTATCTGATTTTTTTTTAACAGAAGAAACATGAAGCTTCTTTGTTATGGTCTTTGCTTGTAAACTATAGGGTAAACACAAAAATACTAGAAGAACTAACTTTACCACTGCTCAAACTCCTGTCCCCAATGGTCTAATCCACTAGTGTATTGTTCCATAGTTTCAACCGCCTTCTTGGTCTTCATCTCTTCAGTAAGTGATAAATCTAAATCAGGCCAATAAGGAACAGAATTAGTAACAGTGTAGCTACTTCCGGAATATTTCTTTGTATTTATCGGTGTTGGATAGGAGACTTTATCACTCTGATTTAAATCGACTTTCATCATGGCGGCCCACTCACTCGGGCCAATAGGACCTTGCGCCACTGATGGGTCAATAATCATTTCAACAACACTGCCATCGTCATTTTCTATATGAACTAAAGGGGCCACATGATACCCCCAAGTTTGTTGAGGGGTGCCTGAAGGAATCTGCAAAGAACCTCTGAGCCATGCCTTATCAACATGAACTCCTTCTTCCTCGAACATACGCGCCATGAGATGTGCACGCGCATAGCAACCATCAAAAGTATAATTCCATGCGATATCCTTTCTAGCTTTGGCCTTATTAAATAACTCTTTTGCTCTATCAATAGAGATCGTTTTCTTAGACATTCTCTCAATATTTCTAGCTATAGTATGACCTTCAGGACTATAGTAAACTCCATTGTAAATACAAGCGTAATCTGGCAAAGACTCCTTATTTACGTAATTACTCTCCAGATTCCCATTTGCTAAATCAATAAGCTGGACCATCTGTGCATTAACTTTATCGTCTAGGGCCTGATCGATAAGATCTGAGAATAATTTTTTAGTATTATCACCACAGTTTGCTGCCTGATTTTCTAAAAATTTCTTATAGGAGCTATCTAAGAGCTTTTCATATAACTCAGGAGAATTCTTATACTTAGCAGGAACAAGCATTCCTTTAGTGAAAGTAGATTTATTCTCAACTTGCCCATTTTTTTCTAATAAGAGCTGACTAGAATGTGACAAAAGTTTTGTAACATTATCATGATCTTTTGCAATTTTTCCATTTCGTAAAAAGAACGTTTCAAAGTTACTTGTGTAGACATTTTTATTTCTTATTAAAATAACATCATTTCCATAAGAATCCTTTCCACAATCTAACAATGAACATTGCTTGAGTGTTTCATCTCTTGTGCAAGTCAGCTTATCTCCATTTTCAAGCTCCAATTGAAGATTTTTATGTGATAGAGCGTTCTCAAAAAACTCATGTTTACTATCAATTTCATTCTTTATGCTTAGTGCAAGCTCTTTGATTTCATTGTGATCACCATCAATCAACGCATATTCATCTGAAGAGAAAAAATCATTATGTACAGAGCGCAAATCATCAGTGTATCGGGCCAAGTCTCCAACAAACTCGGGCCTTTGTTCTTGTCGAAAAAGTGAAGATCTAGAGAAGTCGGCAACAAATAATTCTTCACCATTTTTATGGTAAATTTCATTAACCTTTAGGCTATTAAGCTTGCCATTGGGCAACTTTCTAACAGCTGAATAAGACCATCGACTTTCTTTTATTAAGTACACAGAGCCATCTGCGCCTTTGCAGTAAAAGAATTTTTCATCTCTAGTCGAAGAGCAATCATTCAAAGAAGCTACTCCCTCAAGATTAATGCTATAACCTAAAGAGTAATTAATTTGAAATAATAACAGTAGAAACAATACTAATTTCATAGAAATAGTATCGGATACTTTTCAAATAGAATGAGAAGAACTAAGAAGACTAAAATGCTCCCCTAATAGCTATTAAACTATTCTTTCGGTCTTAGTGCTTCTTTGGCCTTTTCTACAGCATCAAAATCTAGACCTAACTCCTCTACTGCCTCTTTGATAATCGAAGGAGAAGACAAAACAGTACTCATGATCAGTTGAAGCTTTTCAGGTGGAATTCCCAATTGAGAAATTAAACCCATGGCCATCATAGGGTTCTCAGTTAGGGCCTTAAATAGTTCTCTAATTTTTTCTTCACTAATGTTTAACTCTTTAAGAGTTTGTAAAATTGGATTCATAATAATTCCTATAAATAGTATTGATTTCCCATATTATAAATTAAAACCACAAATAATTGCCAAAAATGTGGTCTCAAAAATATTCTAAATAGCTGAATACTCGAAATATCTGAATTCGAGTTATAGTGTTCGTACACAAAAGGGACAAAACCTTTTTTACAATCTACACGTTTGCTATACGTGAAAGGGGAATTACCGAATGTTACTTTTAAAACTATCAATTTCAGCTAGGTCGTTTACCGAAGAACTTATTGCATCGAGCAGTCCGCCTGGCAGCTATTAATTAACTTAAATTTCTAAAATATTATTCTAAGGCCCTATTCAGGGCCTTTTTTTCAAAATATTGCCACTACACAAGTTTCATTATCCAAAGCTTAGACATTGTATTCTCCCGCTAAAAATACTTTCATTAGTAGATGCATTACTTTAATATTTACTAAATAGTAAGCAATCAACTGGTAATGTCATGATAAATATTTTCTTCGCTCTTGTTCTCTTCATTTGCTGTTTCTCACCTATTGCTAAGGAATATAAAATTTCTGGCAACACGAGAACTAAAGATGATTATATTAAGCATCTCATCAAAGAATGTATTGAAGATAAGAAAAGTGACCTTGTACAATGCTTAATGAATAAGAGAATTTTTTCAAAAGTAGAGATTAAAGATGATGAAATAATCGTTCAAGAGAGATGGACACTTATACCAATCCCCCAGGTAAATGTTAGCTCTGACTCCTCTTCCTACGGAGTTTTTGTAATGGAGAGGAATTTTCTTGGCCGAGGAAAATTTGCGATACTGGGAGCGTCAGTTGGTAGTGATGTGAACTCATACTTTCTACTTTACCGAGACCCAGAATTACTCCTCACAGACTGGACATCACAAATTTTACTTTTTAGCTCAAGCGAAGACCTAAAATCATATTCGGGAGAGAATATCATCCATAGCTACAACGAATCCCAAACAGGATTCAAGCTAGGGTTCGGTCATAAGATCTTAACTGACTTTGAGTTAGGTGCATCTGCTACATTTTTAAAAAAGAAATATAAAGAATTCGGTGGTTTTAGCGTCCCTACTGCAAATGAATCATATGGAATGGAGCTTAAGCTGAGATATGTTAATTCTGATTTCAAGTTTTATTTCAATGAAGGATTCGACGGGGAATTCGAATATTTACGTGACATCAAAAGAACTGATGATCTTAATGATGTTTCTGTAGGGCTATTAAACTTAAGATATCAAAAGAATTATTTAATGCAACATGCGCTTCAGCTGGGCCTTAAGTCAAGTATCTCTCAAAATGCAAGTGTAAAAGATGTAATAAAAATAGGCGGTAACAAAGGTTATAGAGGTATTCAAGAAAATGGACTTTGGGCAGAAAATATTGGAAGCCTATCCATAGATTATCAAATCCCTATCGCATTCTCTAACTTTGGAGTTTGGACAGTTGCACCTTATTTTGATTATGGAGTTATCGATTCAAAATACAGTCCTTTTTCTAACTATTCCTCTTTTGGCATCGGTGGTTACCTCTACTTAAAACAAGTTGCCATACCAGGAGTAGGTATTGTTGTAGGTAAGAATGATAAGTTCCAAGGATCATTTATATCATTCAGTGTTGGAATGAGGCCATAAATCAAAACAACGCTGTTTTAAATCCACAAAAAAAGCAGTACTATCGTAGAAATTATAAAGATTAATTGCTCAAAATTAAATGGAGAGAAATGAACTACTTACTTACAATACTATCTGTCTTACTTCTATCGTCGTGCGCTAGTGTTAAAACTGACTTCAACTTCAATCAATCGATAGATTTTTCACAATACAAAACCTATTCTTGGATTAAATCAGGACCAAAATCAAAAGAAAATAAATTTAATGACCTGATGCACTCCGAAGTTATTAGATCTATTGAGACGGCGCTAGAGAGCAAAGGACTTAAAAAAACCAATTATGATAAAGCGGATGTCCATATTAATTATATGATCAATGTTTCGAATAAAGTTATGCAAAGTCAATATTACGACTACTACACTATTGGAGGGGCAACGGCACGGATGGGTCGAGGCCATGGACCATATGGCTACTATGGTTCAGGTGGTCCATACTATTCTACAAGAATGGAATATGAACAAGCTTCCTTTGTTATTGATATGCTAGATAAGAACACTAGAGGAATTGCTTGGAGAGGACATGCTTCAAAGACAATTGATCGTAGTAATAATATGAAAAAGCAACTCGATGTAATCAAGTCTACAATAGAAAAATTATTTAAAAAGTACCCACCTAAAAAATAAGTCTAACAAAATTAACTTATGGATTATATAGCTCCTATACGAAGTAGGAGCTATATGAGAATTCAAAAAACTTCTCATTATCATAGTTAAACCGATGTATTCACAATCGGTCTAGTTATTCCGTTATCTAATAGAATCTTACTCCCTCTAGCTGTTACATCACTCATGAGAGCTTTTTCATACTTAACATCTAGAACATAGGCCTTAACACTCGCCTTAATGACAAAGTTATTACAGACTGGGGTCTCTTCAAAAGTTATCGAAACAGGCTTTTCGAGAAAAACAAACCTACTTGTTATTACTACTTCATGCAAGAGTTTCTTCACTTTCTCAAGATCCTGAAATATAGATAAATGAAACGAAACAACGACCATCATGTCCAGTGCACCAGAATTACCACTTGAGACAACATCAGTTAAAAACTTTGAATTTGGAATGGTGACAAGATTATCATCTAAAGTAACAAGTCTCACAGAACGCAGACCAATATTTTTAATTTCACCATATACGTCGCCAAAACTGACTCTATCTCCTACCTGAAACGGTCTATCAAATAAAAGTATGAATCCAGCAATCATAGATCCGACCAAATCTTTTAGAGCAAAACCAAATGCTACTGCGGCAGAACCACCTACCGCGACTAAAAGCTCTCTTGAGGGCTGAAATACATAATAGAAAGATCCTAAGAAGCCGAGTAAATAAGAAACAAAAGAAAAAACTGTAGTTATCTGTAAAATAACAAGTCTTTTACCTGCAAACTTAAACTGCAGCCTTTCAGACCATAGAGAGACTATCTTTACAACAAAGTAAATACAGGCAAATAGAAAGATAAAGAGGACTACTTTATCTAGTTTAAAAAAATCGAAAATGAGTAAGGATACTTCGTTCTTAGTTTCCATAAATAAAATTTTTCACTCTTAAATAACGGATAATTCCATATTGCGTTGATATATCAATCATGTATCTATTTCGTTCGTCTTTGAAAAAGAATTTCTTCTCTAGGGCCAGCTTAATTGAGTTTCGAACAAGACCTTTTGAGAGATTTGTTGTTGATTCAATTTCTGAAGAAGACAAATTCTCATGCTTAAGGACGTGAGCAATAACAAACATTAAATCATCAGGCAGCTTCTCAATTCCATGTAAATCAATCTCCTTTGGAATATTTACGTTAAAAACACTTCGATTCTTTCTAGAGAGAGCTGAGATCCACAAAAAGATTGCTGTTCGAGGATTGCCACTAGAAAGCTCCCAAAGTAATTTAAAAAACTTTGATTCAATTGAGGCATAGCGATCAATTTCATCTTGAGAACGAGTTGCACTAATTAATAGATCATACGACAACCTAAAAGAAGTTTTAGTGTGTCTTTTCATGATCAATTCTTTAATTTTAATATCATTCCAGCCTTTAATTTCAAAAACATTTCGAAAGTACTGTGTACGGCCAAAAGCTCTATCTAAATAAAGCCAGCTATACTTATTAAATGACATTAACCAAAAAATATTTTCTGTATTCAAGTTTATTACATTAACTAGAGCATAATAAGCTTCAAAACCGCCTGTATGTGTTAGAAAAATATTCTGGGCTTCATCAACTACAACTACAGTCTTCTTTTCAAGCTTTCTATCATATTTATAAATATCAAAGCTCTCACTGCCCTCTTCATCACCAAAGATTGATTCTATAAACTTGTGTATAGTCTTCTTATCAACTATTTTTGATGGTAACTTCACATACTTAATATCGACATCTTCTGTAGAAGCTAAGTCAGAACTTACCTTTTTCAAAGTAGTTGTCTTTCCTACACCTTTATCACCATAAACAACTAGCGAGTGCTCATCAGATTTTAAATCAATCCACTCTTTAATTTCATTAGAAATAGTCTGCTCAATATTATTTGAAGACATTACATACTCTGCTTCTTCATTAAGAGAGTATAAGGAAAAATGCTCCAAATAATCTGCAGGGATCTGAGTATCAGAACCGTCTTCAGCTTCGACATTCTCAATTTGTTTTTTAAATAGGTTTGCAGAAATCTTCTTAGATAACTCAAAGTTTTCAGTAAGACTTATAAAAATATCAAAGATCATTAGAACCAAAATAAAAAGCAAAGTGAGCAGTGCTCTTAGACTCTTAGGTGTATACTTAACAGCAATAGTGAACTTCTCGACGATTGCCCCAGAAAACTTTTTTTCAGCAAATCTTGTAAATTCATCTTCCCACCTTGAAGACTCAATTATTACCTTATAAATGGAGTAGAGAAAAACGATAGAATTTGTCAAAGTGTATAAATAGACCCTTCCCACCGAAGCCTCAAGAACAATCATAGTAAAAAAGTAAAAGAGAAAAATGTTTTTAAAGACATCAGAAGTTTCATTCGCCTTTATTTTAAATTGGGAAAAACTACTAACATCCAATCTTGAAACAGAACCTAAAAATAGTGTTAATAAAGACTTTAAAACTTTAGAGAATAAATAAACCTGAAAGACTTCCACAACCAAATAGAAACCTTCAAATAGGTCAAAATACTGACCAACACTTAAGGTAAGAAGCCACAAAAACGAAACAGAGTTATCTCTGATCTTATTCCAAAATAGAATAATTTTTCGAACAAGAATATTTGTTCTAGAGTGAGAAGCAAACTTTCCAAGAACTTGATCTATAAAGTGATTAAACTTAGAAAAGAGCATACGTAAAGTAACAAAGACAAAAAAGAGGAGTGCAAAAAATCCTACCTTTAGAGAAATATCAACGTAGCCCTCTTTCCCAAGAGATAATTTTTCACTGATAAATAAGTATTTACTATAAAAGTAACTTAAAATTCTAT
Coding sequences within:
- a CDS encoding AzlD domain-containing protein, with the translated sequence MIRSVDFWIVVGFLSVGTLIIRSSVILLSNKFTFSDRAKEIFSFIPAAVIPAIIMPMVFFHKGEVDVLLGKERMLVLTFSAIICYLTKSMLITILFGLICLYLTLVFNSSF
- a CDS encoding AzlC family ABC transporter permease, which gives rise to MLPISAGVIPFGLVMGSLAYSAKLTLLQTMSMNIFVFAGASQLASVNLLKNETSVIIVIITGLIINLRFVLYSAGLSQYFSRSRILSKIFLSYCITDQSYASLVSNIDKLKSKTEVFQFYIGTSLMMTLVWQVSVLIGFSYGNILPKSFSLEYAVPLSFVALVMPTIKNKRYLFVALFSSFLSILLFKLPMNLGLLLSSLCSILLAYFISRKRVSND
- a CDS encoding protein-glutamine glutaminase family protein, whose translation is MKLVLFLLLLFQINYSLGYSINLEGVASLNDCSSTRDEKFFYCKGADGSVYLIKESRWSYSAVRKLPNGKLNSLKVNEIYHKNGEELFVADFSRSSLFRQEQRPEFVGDLARYTDDLRSVHNDFFSSDEYALIDGDHNEIKELALSIKNEIDSKHEFFENALSHKNLQLELENGDKLTCTRDETLKQCSLLDCGKDSYGNDVILIRNKNVYTSNFETFFLRNGKIAKDHDNVTKLLSHSSQLLLEKNGQVENKSTFTKGMLVPAKYKNSPELYEKLLDSSYKKFLENQAANCGDNTKKLFSDLIDQALDDKVNAQMVQLIDLANGNLESNYVNKESLPDYACIYNGVYYSPEGHTIARNIERMSKKTISIDRAKELFNKAKARKDIAWNYTFDGCYARAHLMARMFEEEGVHVDKAWLRGSLQIPSGTPQQTWGYHVAPLVHIENDDGSVVEMIIDPSVAQGPIGPSEWAAMMKVDLNQSDKVSYPTPINTKKYSGSSYTVTNSVPYWPDLDLSLTEEMKTKKAVETMEQYTSGLDHWGQEFEQW
- a CDS encoding DUF2999 family protein, with protein sequence MNPILQTLKELNISEEKIRELFKALTENPMMAMGLISQLGIPPEKLQLIMSTVLSSPSIIKEAVEELGLDFDAVEKAKEALRPKE
- a CDS encoding BamA/TamA family outer membrane protein, giving the protein MINIFFALVLFICCFSPIAKEYKISGNTRTKDDYIKHLIKECIEDKKSDLVQCLMNKRIFSKVEIKDDEIIVQERWTLIPIPQVNVSSDSSSYGVFVMERNFLGRGKFAILGASVGSDVNSYFLLYRDPELLLTDWTSQILLFSSSEDLKSYSGENIIHSYNESQTGFKLGFGHKILTDFELGASATFLKKKYKEFGGFSVPTANESYGMELKLRYVNSDFKFYFNEGFDGEFEYLRDIKRTDDLNDVSVGLLNLRYQKNYLMQHALQLGLKSSISQNASVKDVIKIGGNKGYRGIQENGLWAENIGSLSIDYQIPIAFSNFGVWTVAPYFDYGVIDSKYSPFSNYSSFGIGGYLYLKQVAIPGVGIVVGKNDKFQGSFISFSVGMRP
- a CDS encoding DUF4136 domain-containing protein, with amino-acid sequence MNYLLTILSVLLLSSCASVKTDFNFNQSIDFSQYKTYSWIKSGPKSKENKFNDLMHSEVIRSIETALESKGLKKTNYDKADVHINYMINVSNKVMQSQYYDYYTIGGATARMGRGHGPYGYYGSGGPYYSTRMEYEQASFVIDMLDKNTRGIAWRGHASKTIDRSNNMKKQLDVIKSTIEKLFKKYPPKK
- a CDS encoding mechanosensitive ion channel family protein, producing METKNEVSLLIFDFFKLDKVVLFIFLFACIYFVVKIVSLWSERLQFKFAGKRLVILQITTVFSFVSYLLGFLGSFYYVFQPSRELLVAVGGSAAVAFGFALKDLVGSMIAGFILLFDRPFQVGDRVSFGDVYGEIKNIGLRSVRLVTLDDNLVTIPNSKFLTDVVSSGNSGALDMMVVVSFHLSIFQDLEKVKKLLHEVVITSRFVFLEKPVSITFEETPVCNNFVIKASVKAYVLDVKYEKALMSDVTARGSKILLDNGITRPIVNTSV
- a CDS encoding AAA family ATPase — encoded protein: MKVFIILLLLSLLTNIETEAVANCSKDAVLKKYEASLSLIVTQNDKIKDFLTHTKTESFSYSQFFGHDFDLSKTADKIVTINDVINKDNGIPSEYQGLKNCLVLLKMEKRLSLLTSISTELQRNKIILLQRNEALRDSLRTNQLAKNELPALRDQIEKESVDTKNLRERLENNLIKSETKANKEKDNQKKLLLNYESELTKTKIELLNLRIKSNEELQIKISTFESATAELASLSTRLNLKNEKNIIENFEELEKLWLKLSKENYSQLFHKRVGLNLPYIPAALSEANFSTDVKGLNLQREELNKLRIEIVKEYSNKKNQEIKLLNQIISSSNYLRSAYFKEIGGSYLYKKMLSLKFFTLLRGEILSSPHRILSYFYSKYLFISEKLSLGKEGYVDISLKVGFFALLFFVFVTLRMLFSKFNHFIDQVLGKFASHSRTNILVRKIILFWNKIRDNSVSFLWLLTLSVGQYFDLFEGFYLVVEVFQVYLFSKVLKSLLTLFLGSVSRLDVSSFSQFKIKANETSDVFKNIFLFYFFTMIVLEASVGRVYLYTLTNSIVFLYSIYKVIIESSRWEDEFTRFAEKKFSGAIVEKFTIAVKYTPKSLRALLTLLFILVLMIFDIFISLTENFELSKKISANLFKKQIENVEAEDGSDTQIPADYLEHFSLYSLNEEAEYVMSSNNIEQTISNEIKEWIDLKSDEHSLVVYGDKGVGKTTTLKKVSSDLASTEDVDIKYVKLPSKIVDKKTIHKFIESIFGDEEGSESFDIYKYDRKLEKKTVVVVDEAQNIFLTHTGGFEAYYALVNVINLNTENIFWLMSFNKYSWLYLDRAFGRTQYFRNVFEIKGWNDIKIKELIMKRHTKTSFRLSYDLLISATRSQDEIDRYASIESKFFKLLWELSSGNPRTAIFLWISALSRKNRSVFNVNIPKEIDLHGIEKLPDDLMFVIAHVLKHENLSSSEIESTTNLSKGLVRNSIKLALEKKFFFKDERNRYMIDISTQYGIIRYLRVKNFIYGN